The genomic segment GTGTTAAATTTAGTTTTTTACCTTGCGCTGCCGCACGATAACCAACACCATTTAACTGAAGTTTTTTCTCAAAACCTTGAGATACACCAATTACCATTGCATCTAACAAAGAGCGAGCTGTACCAGCTTGAGCCCAACCATTAGCAACACCTTCACGAGGTAATGTTTTAAGTTGGTTTTCTTCTTGAACAACTTCAACTGCATCGTTGAATACACGGCTTAATGTACCGTTTTTACCTTTTACTGTGACTTCTTGCCCAGCGATAGTAACTTCTACGCCAGATAAAACGTCTACAGGAGCTTTTGCTATACGTGACATTTTTATCCCCTTACGCTACGTAGCCGATGATCTCACCACCCATACCCGCTTTACGCGCGGCACGGTCAGTCATCACACCTTTAGAGGTAGAAACGATAGCAACACCTAAACCACCCAATACTTTTGGCAACTCATCTTTTTTCTTATAGATGCGAAGACCAGGGCGACTTACGCGCTCAATGCTTTCAATTACTTTCTTGCCTTCGAAGTACTTAAGCGTCACTTCTAAAACAGGTTTAACGTCACCAGAAACAGCGAAGTCTGTAATATAACCTTCTTCTTTAAGTACGGCTGCAATTGCAACACGTAACTTAGATGAAGGCATAGATACAGAAACTTTGCTAGCCATCTGACCGTTACGAACACGTGTAAACATGTCCGCGATAGGATCTTGCATGCTCATATTAGCTACTCCTTACCAGCTGGCTTTTTTAAGGCCAGGTACTTCACCGCGCATCGCTGCTTCACGCAACTTAATACGGCTAAGACCAAACTTGCGTAGGAAACCATGTGGACGGCCAGTAATACGACAACGATTTTGTTGACGTGTACGAGCTGAATCACGTGGAAGTTGTTGTAGCTTAAGAACAGCGTCCCAACGTTCTTCGTCAGAAGAGTTGACGTTGCTGATAGTTGCTTTAAGTTCAGCTCGTTTAGTAGCGAACTTAGCAACTAGCTTGGCGCGTTTTACTTCGCGCGCTTTCATTGATTCTTTTGCCATAACCCTACCCTTACTTTTTAAATGGGAAACTAAACGCACTAAGAAGTGCATGTGCTTCCGCATCGGTTTCAGCGCTAGTCGTGATAGTAATATCCATACCGCGAATTTTATCTACCTTATCGAAATCGATTTCTGGGAAGATAATTTGCTCACGAACACCCATGCTATAGTTTCCACGGCCGTCAAACGACTTAGGATTCAAGCCACGGAAGTCACGGATACGAGGAATTGCAATTGATACTAAACGTTCAAAGAATTCCCACATACGTTCACCACGTAGGGTTACTTTACAGCCAATCGGATAACCTTCACGGATTTTAAAACCCGCTACAGATTTGCGAGCAACAGTAACAACAGGCTTCTGACCAGCAATTGCTTGCATGTCAGCAGTTGCGTTTTCCAACACCTTTTTGTCTGCTACCGCTTCACCTAAACCCATGTTTAGAGTGATTTTCTCAATCCGAGGGACTTGCATGACGCTTTTGTAGTTGAACTGCTTCGCAAGTTCCGCTACTACTGTTTCTTTATAGAAATCATGCAGTTTCGCCATCGTACTCTCCAATTATTAAACCAGTTCACCGTCAGATTTGAAGAAACGAACTTTTTTGTCGTCTTCAAAACGGAAACCTACGCGATCTGCTTTACCCGTTTTAGGGTTAACAATCGCTACATTTGACACGTGAATTGATGCTTCTTTCTCAATAACACCACCAGTAACGCCCAATTGAGGGTTAGGTTTCTGATGCTTCTTCACCAAGTTCACACCTTCAACGATTAAGCGGTCAGCCGCTGGAAGAACTTTAAGCACTTTGCCTTGTTTTCCTTTGTCTTTACCTGCCAAAACGATGATTTCATCATCACGACGAATTTTTCTAGCCATTATCGTGACTCCTTATAGTACCTCAGGGGCCAGTGAGACGATTTTCATGTTATTAACACGAAGCTCACGAGTGACCGGGCCAAAGATACGCGTACCAATTGGTTGCTTGTTTGCGTTAAGCAAAACAGCTGCGTTGTTATCAAAACGGATCGAAGATCCATCAGAACGACGAACGCCTTTTCTAGTACGCACCACCACTGCAGTTAGCACATCACCTTTTTTTACTTTACCGCGAGGAATTGCTTCTTTAACGGTAACTTTAATGATGTCGCCAATATGTGCATAACGGCGATGCGAGCCACCAAGAACCTTAATACACTGAACCCTGCGAGCACCCGAGTTATCGGCTACATCCAGGTTAGTTTGCATTTGGATCATGTTAGTGCTCCGCTGTTAGTTAAGACTCTCACGAGTCGTACTGTTTACTAAAAAACCAGCGTTATTGCTGACTTTTTATACATACCCCTATTAAAAGGGCGCGAAATACTAACAGAAAATGTACAGTGGCGATAGTCGAATTTGCAAAAAAGTAGTGTCAAAGCCAAGTTATTTTTCAGTCACGGTTAAATAACAATTAAATATCATTGAAAACAAAGAGTTAGCTAAACCCAATCGATTTTAAAATAATGTACTAATAGGGAAGAATGCAGCTTAATAGCAAGAGACCGCTAGAGCGAATAAATGGCGCTGGTTTACGCGATGAATTTCTGAATTTATCTTGATAATATTGAAGCGTGATTTTTAGGAGAGTGTTTTAATACCGATACCCCTGAAGTGATAACCTCAACGTGCTCATTTGTATATCCCCTTTTAACACGAAAGCTATGCTAAAAGACCCAGTTACCGCTTCACGTTAAAAAAGGGAAGGAACGCACGCCCCACTGCCGTGAGGCGAATTCAAATCGGTTAGCTCTGGTATATCAGCTTTCCCTTCTGTGTGTCATTTATTAACGCATCATACTTTTCTTCCAATAAGTGACGCTTGATTTTAAGGGTTGGAGTCAGAAGGCCGTTATCGACAGTCCAATCATCTTTCATGATCACAAACCGGTCTAGCACTGCGTGACTTTCTAAACCACTATTAACCGACTCCAACGTTGCCAGCAGACTCTTTTCAATTTTATCTTCGTCTTGTTTTGCCGCATCTTCAGACAACACAATTAACGCGATAGGTTGCTTTAACTGCGATCCTGTAACACACACCTGCTCAACAGAAGAATTTCCCATAATCAGCGCTTCGATGGGCACAGGGGCGATATATTTTCCTTTGGCAGTTTTGAATATTTCTTTTAATCGCCCTGTAATTTTCACATAGCCATCACTGTCTATCTCACCTTTATCACCTGTTCTTAGATAGCCATCATCAGTGAATGTTTCAGCGGTTTTATCTGGCTCCAAATAGTATTCTTGCATATTACAAGGCCCTTTTACTTGGATCTCGCCTTCATCACCAATTCGAATGTCTACACCTTCATAGGCACGACCGATACTACCAATTTTGTCTTCTCTAAAGGGCACACAACAGGTGCCGTAGGCACTGTTCTCTGTCATGCCCCAGCCTTCCGATATTTTCACCCCAATGTTTAAGAACCATTTTAACGTGGCTGGCGATATTGGCGCTGAACCACTGGCACACATGCGCGCTTTGTCTAAGCCAAGTTTCGTTCTAATTTTACCCGCTACAATATTGCCAATAAACGGTATCTTCAGAAGAAAATCGAGTTTCTTCTGAGGCATGTTTGCTAATACGCCCATTTGGAATCTTGTCCAAAGTCGCGGTACGGATATAAAGAGCGTTGGTCGTAAATGGCAAATATCGCGATTAAAGGTATCAAGTGACTCAATAAAACCGATCTGGGTATTTGCATAAAAGCTAGCCATCTCAACAAGTACACGCTCAGTAATATGTGCTAACGGTAGATAACTCAATATGCGGTCATCTGCCCCCACATTCAATTCGTTTTTAGAGTTGCTTGCTGCCCAACTAATGGAATTATAAGTGTGCACTACACCTTTGGGATTGCCCGTACTCCCTGAGGTATAAATAATCGTCATGGTACTGTCTAATTCAGGTACTGGGCGCTCCATATAGGGCTCATTTGCCATTAGGCTGTCCCAATCCTGGTCTGCTTCAATGCCCGGATAAGGGAAGGCTAATTTAGTCACGCCCTCAGGGATCGCCGCCACTTGCTCTGCGGTATCATCTAATTTACCAACAAAAATAACCGGGCAAGATGCATGATTTAAAACGTACTGAATCGTTTTTTCGCCTGCAGTAGAATATATCGGAACTGACACATGCCCCGCTAACATAATGGCTAGATCAGTAATAAACCATTCAGCACAATTTTTTGATAATAAGGCGATGTGACTGCCTGCGGGTAAATTAAGTGCTATTAACCCTGCTGCAACGCGGCGCACTTTGTCTGCCGTTTGTGCCCAAGTATAACTAATCACCGCACCATTAATCGGTTGCTTTAAGTATACCTTCTGAGGTGTTGAATCTTCCCAGTGGTACATCATTTCTAAGGGCGTTTGTAACGACATTTCATCTCCAGTACACTTTTCTACATTCTGATAACAATGTTATAACGATTGAAGTGACACAGGTCAAACAACTATAAGACTTCAGCATTTATTTCGCGTATCAATGTAAATAAAGCAAATTAATACAGCTCACTTTATAGACAAAGTGGCCTACTTTTGTGCTAACTCAGTTTGGATTTGTGATTTGGCCAAATTGTTCGACGACCCAACGCGTAAATTTCTGAACTTTTAAACGGGAAAAATGAGAAGGTGGTGCAACCAAATAATAAGCGTATTGACAGGGGAAACTGAAGTCAAACAACCGGACTAATTGCCCTTTTTCTAGTTGTTCGTAAATCAAACTGTTGCGGATCATCGCAAAACCTTGCCCCGCTAATGCGGCTTCAATGATGGTGACACTAGAGTCATCTACTTGGAGCGAGGTTAATCCTTGCCCTATAGGGAGGCCGTGCAGCTCATAGAATTTATTCCACGCCACCATAATATCACTGCTTTTTTCTTTTAGTGTCGGTAAGTTGAGCAGATGTTTTGGGCTTAGCGCTTTCTCCTTTAAACTAGGGTGACAGACTAAGTACAGCGTGTCTTCCAGCAACTTTTGACTTTCTAAATTTGGATAAGTCCCCTTACCGAAGCGTATCGCTACATCAATATCATTTGCTTCAAAATCTAATAGGGTATTTGTCGGCTGTATTTTAACATTCATATTTGGATGTAATGCTTGGAACTTCGATAACCGAGGAACCAACCACCGTATTGACAAAGACTCAGTGGCTGTGATGGTTAAGCTATTAGGCTGCTCATCTGCTGCTACGCTGTCTACTCCGTTTAAGAATGATGTGAAACCTGACGCCACATATGGCGCTAGCCTTTGTCCCGCAGGGGTAAGAGAGACACTTCGATGGCCTCTTATAAATAATGGGCAACCTAAGAACGCTTCTAAGGTTTTTATATGTTGACTAATAGCTGCCTGGGTCACAAAAAGTTGATCTGCTGCTTCTTTGAAGCTCAATGTCTGCGCCGCAACAGAAAAATAACGTAAAGCATTTAAAGGAGGTAATTTACGCACCTGCACATCTCGATTAAGTTTTACTTAACTGTAGTTTAGTTTTGCTCGTTTGTCAGGCCCCTCTTCACCCTCTATCTTAAAGGCCATTAACAACGAGGAGAACTACATGTTTACCAATCTAGAGAACACCCTTCGACTTACCCTATTAATGCTATTTACCTTACTCATGAGTCACAGCAGCTATGCCGTTCAGCCATTAGAAAAACTATACACTCTACCTGGTTACCCTTATGAACCCTTGGTGAGGCGCGCAGAAAGAGTCGCGATTGCATTCAAACAGGAAGGAAATATGGTTCGTTGCCGCACGGAAATTAGTCAGCACGATACACACTGGACAGGCAAACCGCGACTCGTAGGCCAGGAAGCCTTTAATGAAGCACCATTACGCTCTTGCTTAAACAGAAGTGATGCGAAGAAACTGTTGAAGAAATCATATCAATAAGAAGGATGCGCAGAGTTAGATTTATAAAAACGCTGCGCATGAATTAACTAAAACGTGTAAAAATTTACTATAACGCCCGCTGGCGCACTATTTCATATAGGCAAATGCCTGTTGCGACGGATACATTCAAGCTTGATACAGAGCCCGCCATTGGCAGCTTAATAAGCTCGTCACAGTGTTCTCGGGTGAGTCTGCGCATTCCTTTCCCTTCAGCCCCCATCACTAAGGCGATTGGCCCTTGCATTTTACACTGGTAAATACTTTGGGTTGCTTCCCCTGCGGTCCCTACCACCCATACGCCAGCGTCCTTAATTTCGCGCAAAGTACGTGCAAGGTTAGTAACCTGAATAAGCGGGATAAGATCTGCTGCCCCACATGCAACTTTTCGAACCACAGGTGTTAAGGCAACCGAGTTATCTTTGGGTACCACAATGGCATCAATTCCTGCAGCATCGGCAGTACGCAAGCATGCACCTAAATTATGCGGATCGGTTACGCCATCTAGTACGAGTAAAAAGGGTGTCGCGCTTTTCTGGATGATGTCATCTAAGTCATTTTCGTTAAACTGTTTGCCGGGTTTGGCTTTTGCCACTACACCTTGATGTTGCTCACCATTGACTTTGTCGTCTAACGTTTTGCGCTGACAAAACTGCACTGCAATACCAAACTTACGCGCATGATTAATAATAGTGTTGATAGGTTTATCATCTCGGCCTTTAAGCACAAACAGCTCAATTAATCTCTCAGGTTCGCGCTCTATAACAGCTTCTAATGCGTGAATTCCATACAACCACTCATGTTGAGCCATGTTTACTTCTTCCTCTTATTTGACGATGAGCGGCGTGGCTTCGAAGCAGGTTTAGAGGCTGTACCGCCTTTATTACTCGAACGACGCGTGCGCGGTTTCTTTTTGTTTGCGCCAGCTTTGTCGCTGTCACTTGCTGCTTTAGCACCGGCTTTTGATACTGGGCTTTCTTTACCTGAGGTATTTTTGGTTGCGTCTTTTTTAGTTGAAGTCGATTTTTTTGCTGCGCGCTTTCTTCCTCTAGGTTTAGGCGGAGCCTTGGCTAACACAAAATCAATTTTTCGTTCATCTAAATTCACCCCTGCCACTTTGACTTCAAGCGGATCACCAAGGCGATAAACAATACCGGAATTTTCACCCACTAAATGCTGCTTGGTTTCGTCAAACTGATAAAAATCGTTATCTAATGCAGAGATGTGCACTAACCCATCAATATGAAATTCAGTCAGACGTACGAAGAAGCCAAAACTGGTGACGGATGCAATAACCCCATCAAATGTATCCCCAACATGGTCGAGCATAAATTCGCACTTGAGCCAGTCTGATACGTCTCGCGTTGCATCATCAGCCCGTCGCTCTGTCATTGAGCATTGCTCCCCTAGAGCATCCACTTCTTCTTCTGTGTACGCTTTCCCCCCAGTTTTACTTTTTCGTTGCTGTTTTTTATCAATCGTGGCTTTTAAAGCACGATGTACCACGAGATCAGGATAGCGGCGAATAGGCGAAGTAAAGTGCGCATAGGCATCAAGCGCTAAACCAAAATGACCAATATTTTCGTGACTATATACAGCTTGTTTCATCGAACGAAGCAGCATAGTTTGAATAAGCTCTTGATCCGCTCTCCCCTGAATTTTACTGATCACCTCGGTGAATTCTTGCGGAGACGCGTCCTTGCTGATGTGGTGCGTGATGCCCACTTCAGCTAGATAAGACAAAAATGCGCTCAATCTATCAGAGTCTGGCTCGTCATGAATGCGATATAATGCTTCAGCCTTTTGCTTACTTAAGGTTTTTGCCGCCGCTACGTTGGCTAAAATCATACACTCTTCGATCAATTTGTGAGCATCATTACGCGTGACAGGCACAATGGTGTCTATTTTACGCTGAGCATTAAACACAAACTTACTTTCTTGCGTTTCAAATTCAATGGCACCGCGCTGATTGCGTCTACGTTTTAATGTACGGTACATATCATGTAGATTTTTAAGATGGGGAACCTGCTCCGCGTAACGCTTATGCAATTCAGGGTTTGCTTGTCCCTCATCTTTCAATAAATCCCACACTTTGGTGTAGGTAAGGCGTGCTTTGGAGTTCATTACCGCTTCATAGAACTGATGCTCTGCTAGCTCCCCGTTTGCGCTAATGGTCATTTCACAGACCATACATAAACGGTCGACCTGCGGGTTCAAAGAGCATAAACCATTGGATAGCACTTCGGGCAGCATGGGGATAACTTGCTCAGGGAAGTATACTGAGTTACCGCGGTTTTGCGCTTCGCTATCTAGTGCGGTGCCAGGTCTGACGTAATAACTCACATCCGCAATTGCAACCCATAATTGCCAGCCACCGTCTTCTAATGGTTCGCAAAAAACTGCGTCATCAAAATCGCGGGCATCCTCACCGTCAATGGTAACCAAGGGCAGTTGGCGTAGATCAATTCTATTTTCTTTGGCTTCTTCAGGTACGTGTTCGGTCAGAGCGGAAATTTGCTTAGTGACACCTTTGGGCCAAACATGAGGAATATCGAATGTGCGCAGGGCCATGTCGATTTCCATACCTGGCGCCATATGTTCACCCAATACTTCTAACACTTTACCGATCGCGTTAACTCGGCGCCTTGGACGTTGAACAATCTCTACTACCACGATAAAACCTTGACGAGCGCCGTTTACGTATTCGCCTGGAATAGTAATTTCGTGATTAATACGGCTATCATCCGGTATGACTAATCCCACGCCGTTTTCAAAAAAGTAGCGGCCCACAATAGGCTCGCTACGTGGCTCGATGATTTTCGCGATGCGGGCTTCTCTACGACCTCTGTTGTCAGTGCCGCTTTCTTTAACCAACACTACATCACCATGCAGCACGGTAGACATTTGGGCGTTATGAATAAATAGGTCTTTTTCCCCATCATCGCGCTTTAAAAAACCAAACCCATCTCTGTGGCCAATCACACGCCCTTGAATCAGCTCTTCTAATTTAAGCTTGGCGTATTTTTTATCACGATTGAATTCGATTTGCCCTTCGCGCTCCATTGCCCGCAAACGACGTTGAATACCGATACGACTATCTTCATCTTCTGCGTTTAATAGGTGACAAAATTCAAGAAAGGATAACGGTTTTTTGGCTTTAGTCAGTAATTCGAGCAGATATTCTCGGCTCGCTACCGGATTTTCGTATTTTTCTTTCTCGCGCTGGTAAAAGGGATCGTCGCTCATATAAGTGATGGCGTTTCCAAGTTAGGTAAATGTTGTGCCTAGTATAACGAAGCTGACGCAATTAAAAACGCTTAATTGACAACGATAAAGCCCAACTTGCAATGCATTGAATAAAGTGATGACTTTAAAAAGGAATGACTTAAGACTCTAAAGGCCGTTTTGCTTTACGAACCGCCTTCGGGTGCATCAGTTTTTCGAGTTCAGATAAACAGTGGGCTATTTTTTGGTGCGTCTGCTTATCGTTGGTCACGGCATTATATAACCAGTGATATGCATCTTCATAATCATAGGGGCTACCGTAACCGTCGAGAAACAATTCGACCAATTCAATTTGTGCCTTTTGATTGCCCAACATGGATGCTTCACGTAAAAAGACCACCGCTCGTTCTTTATCCTGTTGTACTAGCTTACCTTTTGAATAGTACCGACCAAGTTGTTCCAAGCCTTCAGGTAAACCTTGATCAGCGGCTTGACGCATAAAGTTAACACCACGCTCGGGTTCAGCATCTACGCAAACGCCCCAAGCAAGCATGTCACCCCATAAAAATTGATAGGCAGGTATTTTTAAGGTCTGTGCTCTGGCTTCTATGTCTTGCACTAACTGACAGTCATCTAAAACAACGCGACTTAAATGTTCATTGCGATGAATTAAACGCAATAGCTCATCTTGAGAATATAGCTGGACGGCTTTGAGCTCTTCTGCCGCAAAACTAACAGAAGCCCCTACTGTGATTAAACTTAAACAACCAGTAAACAGGCCTAGATTGAACAATTTAGAGAATGACATTTTCATAGTGATATCTATTTACCAAGACATATAAGGTTTTATCGGCAGCAATTTGAATTGGTAAACCCTTAACTGCCGAATGTATTTCCTATACTCAAGTCAGAATAGAGTTACCCGTTAACTTGCCAACGCAGACTGCACCACTTGTGCATGTTCAATCAAATCGTGACCAAGATCGGTCAAGTAGCCGCCATCTGGCAAGGTCACTATGCCTTTTTCAAATAAGCGCTTAGCGGCATCAATGAGTTCAGGCTCTGCGTCATGATGTATTTTCAAGCCTTGCATCAAGCTAGTAGTGGGAAACTTCAATAGTAAATTAAACTCGTTAACCATTTCGTTCGTAAGTGACATTGGCAATCCTCGATGATGATTATTGTGTGGTAAAGACAATCCATTCGGGTTTTCTCAGCTTACTTAAACCAAGCATATACACACCAAGTTTGAAGATAAACATCCACTTAACGCGATATAAAAGTATGTCGAGCTAACCCGCTAATTTTACATATCATGCTATGCCAATAAACCACTAGATGTTAATAAAATCAAGCCAAAAACGACAAAGACTGTGTATCAATGTGATATCCAATCAAAGGGAAATAGCTAAAAATAACAAGGTCTAACGATCCATCTCGTAACTTAGCACCGAGCAGTTTATACTCTGGTATGGTAGATTGTTACTTTCAATGTTCTTGTTTGTATTACAACATTGACTGAAGTACACCTTAGCAGTTTGAACCACTCGTTATTCTGCACATTTCGGAAGGCACCATAAGCGCCCATAGTTGACGCTGTTAAAACACCTTCAATCACATTTTAATTATTTGCGCTCAAAATAGCGCAATTTGATATAGCGCAGAACATTATTATGCATCACACACTATGTAAGGTTGACTCCATTGTTGCTCTCAACCCTGTCGTCAGCCTAGTGACCTTGACACCTCAGCAGCCTTTTACCCACCAGGCTGGTCAATACCTTAAAATCGTCATGGACGAAGGCGATCAACGCCCCTTTAGTATCGCCACGGCTCCTCGCGAAGATGGCACCATTCAATTGCATATCGGTGCTGAGCCAGGCAATAGTTACGCTGGTGAAGTGCTTGAAAAAATGCGCAATGAAGGGGAAATCACGGTAAACGGTGGTTTAGGCAACGCGTATGCACAACTTGAAAGCAGCATGCCCACTATTTTACTTGCTGGCGGGACTGGCTTTTCTTATACCCAGGCTATTTTGCATAAAATGCTTGAGGTAAGTGAATCGGTTGAAGGTCACAAAGATCCTATTTTCCTATATTGGGGCACCCGTTCTACCGCAGACATGTATGCCTACGATGAACTTGTCGCACTTGATAAGAAACATGCCCACTTTACCTTCGTTCCTGTGGTTGAGCATCCAGGGCACCAGTGGTCGGGTAAGACCGGCTATGTACATAAGGCAGTACTTGAAGATTTTGTTAGCCTTGAGCCCTATCGTGTCTATGTTGCAGGTCGATTTGAAATGGCTGGTGTCGCACGAGAAGACTTCCACCAGCAAGGGTTGATATTGAAAAACTTGTTCGGCGATGCATTCGAGTTTATTTAAACGCTAACGTAATGGCTGCATTGGGTAAGTACAAGACTTACCCTTTGAACCTTATCAACTGCTACACCGCGCCACTGAAATCAAGTTGACGCCATGCTTCATAAACAAATACAGATACCGCATTAGACAAATTCATGCTGCGACTGTCCGCGAGCATTGGAATGCGTACTCTTTGTTCTGGTGGCAAGCTTTGGATCACCTCATTTGGCAAACCCCGTGTTTCAGGGCCAAACAATAACGCGTCACCTACTTGATACTCGGCTTTAGCAAAAAAAGTTGTCCCTTTGGTTGTGCAAGCAAAGACCCGTTTAGGTTGGCGTGATTCAATATAAGCATCCAAAGACGCATGCCTGACCACATTAGCGAATTCGTGATAATCCAGTCCAGCTCGGCGAACTCGTTTGTCGTCCCATTCAAACCCTAACGGCTCAATTAAATGCAGGGCAAAGCCCGTATTAGCGCATAAGCGAATAATATTGCCAGTATTGGGCGGAATTTCAGGTTGGTATAATACAATGTCTAGCATAAAAATGGTCACGAAAAGTCACAATGGCGGTGATTCTAACAAAGTGCACTAATATGAGTAAGGCCTATATGTCAGGTGCAAGGTGCAAAAAAGCTAAAATAGCCTCTAAACAGGGGATCCGGTATTTATCTTCTTCAAGCAGCATTTCGTGCCTAGCACCCGCGATGTGCTGCACCTCACAGTGAGGAATGTTGGCTAACACTCGGCTTTGCCTTTTGTTATCCACGACTGTGTCATGCCCTGCTTGAATCGCCCAAACAGGGAGCGTAATTTGACTCGCTTGGGCTTCAATGGTGTCCATCGCTTTTAACGCTGCACGCAGCCAATGGCCGGTCACGCCGCCTAGTTGAACTTCAGGCTGCAGGTTATATTCGTCTCGAAATAATCGATAGCGTATATTGCTATGGGTTAATTCGTTAAGCGCAAACTCAGTCTCACGATAGTTTCTCTGGCCCGGAAAGTAACTCGCGTCATGACCTAATCCTCGGCTAATTAATAAATTGGTACCAATCAACATATTCGCCAACCAATTTGGTAACGCAGGACGAATACCAAACATAGGTGCGCACACTATCAGTTGAGCGAAATCTTGAGGGTGGGCTAACACATATAAGGCGCCGATGGCACATCCCATCGAGTGGCATAATAATTGGGGTTTGTGTTGAGTG from the Paraglaciecola mesophila genome contains:
- a CDS encoding alpha/beta fold hydrolase, translating into MTGKYLISAEKDLERIYQDKIKPLMGSLAKGRFEGHSGINISYAYLPHPDEKGAVAISTGRIESWVKYQEVIFDLYQNGYSVFIHDHRGQGLSGRMTQNPHMGFVHDFSDYVADFKLFYQQVIEPNTQHKPQLLCHSMGCAIGALYVLAHPQDFAQLIVCAPMFGIRPALPNWLANMLIGTNLLISRGLGHDASYFPGQRNYRETEFALNELTHSNIRYRLFRDEYNLQPEVQLGGVTGHWLRAALKAMDTIEAQASQITLPVWAIQAGHDTVVDNKRQSRVLANIPHCEVQHIAGARHEMLLEEDKYRIPCLEAILAFLHLAPDI
- the rnr gene encoding ribonuclease R, which produces MSDDPFYQREKEKYENPVASREYLLELLTKAKKPLSFLEFCHLLNAEDEDSRIGIQRRLRAMEREGQIEFNRDKKYAKLKLEELIQGRVIGHRDGFGFLKRDDGEKDLFIHNAQMSTVLHGDVVLVKESGTDNRGRREARIAKIIEPRSEPIVGRYFFENGVGLVIPDDSRINHEITIPGEYVNGARQGFIVVVEIVQRPRRRVNAIGKVLEVLGEHMAPGMEIDMALRTFDIPHVWPKGVTKQISALTEHVPEEAKENRIDLRQLPLVTIDGEDARDFDDAVFCEPLEDGGWQLWVAIADVSYYVRPGTALDSEAQNRGNSVYFPEQVIPMLPEVLSNGLCSLNPQVDRLCMVCEMTISANGELAEHQFYEAVMNSKARLTYTKVWDLLKDEGQANPELHKRYAEQVPHLKNLHDMYRTLKRRRNQRGAIEFETQESKFVFNAQRKIDTIVPVTRNDAHKLIEECMILANVAAAKTLSKQKAEALYRIHDEPDSDRLSAFLSYLAEVGITHHISKDASPQEFTEVISKIQGRADQELIQTMLLRSMKQAVYSHENIGHFGLALDAYAHFTSPIRRYPDLVVHRALKATIDKKQQRKSKTGGKAYTEEEVDALGEQCSMTERRADDATRDVSDWLKCEFMLDHVGDTFDGVIASVTSFGFFVRLTEFHIDGLVHISALDNDFYQFDETKQHLVGENSGIVYRLGDPLEVKVAGVNLDERKIDFVLAKAPPKPRGRKRAAKKSTSTKKDATKNTSGKESPVSKAGAKAASDSDKAGANKKKPRTRRSSNKGGTASKPASKPRRSSSNKRKK
- a CDS encoding TIGR02647 family protein; the encoded protein is MSLTNEMVNEFNLLLKFPTTSLMQGLKIHHDAEPELIDAAKRLFEKGIVTLPDGGYLTDLGHDLIEHAQVVQSALAS
- the fre gene encoding NAD(P)H-flavin reductase, encoding MHHTLCKVDSIVALNPVVSLVTLTPQQPFTHQAGQYLKIVMDEGDQRPFSIATAPREDGTIQLHIGAEPGNSYAGEVLEKMRNEGEITVNGGLGNAYAQLESSMPTILLAGGTGFSYTQAILHKMLEVSESVEGHKDPIFLYWGTRSTADMYAYDELVALDKKHAHFTFVPVVEHPGHQWSGKTGYVHKAVLEDFVSLEPYRVYVAGRFEMAGVAREDFHQQGLILKNLFGDAFEFI
- the trmL gene encoding tRNA (uridine(34)/cytosine(34)/5-carboxymethylaminomethyluridine(34)-2'-O)-methyltransferase TrmL; amino-acid sequence: MLDIVLYQPEIPPNTGNIIRLCANTGFALHLIEPLGFEWDDKRVRRAGLDYHEFANVVRHASLDAYIESRQPKRVFACTTKGTTFFAKAEYQVGDALLFGPETRGLPNEVIQSLPPEQRVRIPMLADSRSMNLSNAVSVFVYEAWRQLDFSGAV
- a CDS encoding tetratricopeptide repeat protein is translated as MKMSFSKLFNLGLFTGCLSLITVGASVSFAAEELKAVQLYSQDELLRLIHRNEHLSRVVLDDCQLVQDIEARAQTLKIPAYQFLWGDMLAWGVCVDAEPERGVNFMRQAADQGLPEGLEQLGRYYSKGKLVQQDKERAVVFLREASMLGNQKAQIELVELFLDGYGSPYDYEDAYHWLYNAVTNDKQTHQKIAHCLSELEKLMHPKAVRKAKRPLES